One Faecalicatena sp. Marseille-Q4148 DNA window includes the following coding sequences:
- a CDS encoding amino acid ABC transporter substrate-binding protein, with the protein MKKKLFVTLTGTILTASLLIGCSASGSAPKENSASPESKAADSQQTFTVGFDAEYPPYGYLDDNGEYTGFDLELAEAVCKLEGWELVKKPISWDSKDMELDSGSIDCIWNGFTMNGREDDYTFSIPYVDNSQVIVVSEASGITSLEDLSGKVVGVQAASAALSLLQSEEDGGQKALADTFRSLNEFADYNTAFTELQAGALDALAIDIGVANYQIKSRGEGFKILDESLNTEQYAIGFKKGNQELCDIVNADLEQLTEDGTVAALAEKYDITDMVTLK; encoded by the coding sequence ATGAAAAAGAAACTTTTCGTTACACTGACCGGAACTATACTAACTGCTTCACTGCTGATCGGATGCAGCGCCTCCGGTTCTGCACCAAAGGAAAATTCTGCATCTCCTGAATCAAAAGCTGCTGACTCACAACAGACTTTTACTGTTGGCTTTGATGCAGAGTATCCGCCATATGGATATCTGGATGATAATGGCGAATACACCGGTTTTGACTTAGAATTAGCAGAAGCAGTCTGTAAGCTGGAAGGGTGGGAACTGGTAAAAAAACCAATCAGCTGGGATTCCAAAGATATGGAACTGGACTCTGGTTCTATCGACTGCATTTGGAACGGTTTTACAATGAACGGTCGGGAAGATGATTATACCTTTTCCATTCCATATGTTGACAACAGTCAAGTCATCGTTGTTTCCGAAGCTTCCGGAATCACTTCTTTAGAAGATCTCTCCGGAAAGGTTGTAGGCGTTCAGGCCGCAAGCGCAGCCCTCAGTTTGCTGCAAAGCGAAGAAGACGGCGGTCAGAAGGCATTAGCTGATACCTTTCGTTCTCTGAATGAATTTGCTGATTACAATACTGCTTTTACAGAACTCCAGGCTGGCGCCCTTGACGCCCTTGCTATTGATATCGGTGTTGCCAATTATCAGATAAAATCCCGTGGAGAAGGCTTTAAAATCCTGGACGAGTCGCTCAACACGGAACAATATGCGATTGGATTTAAAAAAGGCAATCAGGAATTATGCGATATCGTAAATGCAGATTTAGAACAATTGACAGAAGACG